Proteins encoded together in one Carya illinoinensis cultivar Pawnee chromosome 3, C.illinoinensisPawnee_v1, whole genome shotgun sequence window:
- the LOC122305265 gene encoding guanylate-binding protein 4 isoform X4, whose amino-acid sequence MRDTKTKGIWVWGTPIELDIDGVSTSVLYLDTEGFESVGKSNVYDDRIFALANVMSSVLIYNLPETIREADISRLSFAVELAEEFYGRVKGQDVAFEPAKLLWLIQRDFLQGKSVQEMVDEALRRVPNNDGNKNIDMVNQIRDSLAIMGDNSTAFSLPQPHLQRTKLCDMKDGELDPIYVRKRDQLKQLVASIIRPKIVQGKTLNGKEFVYFLEQILEALNKGEIPSTGSLVEVFNKGILDRCLKLYSENMEKLGLPLSEKALQDAHERSRVDAMQVFDQQHFGRHHAKKSVMQLNEEIEKVYKNVILANEYQSSKLCEALYTGCEDKMDQLQVLRLPSMAKFNAGFLQCNRSFEFECVGPSKANYERRMKKMLGKSRSLFIKEYNHRLFNWLVAFSLVMVVVGRFIIKFILIEIGAWILFIFLETYTRMFWSAESLYYNPAWHFIVATWETLVYSPILDLDRWALPMGFMLAIAIVYWRCYGGRKHGTRWLLPLYNNHKSGPNRPRSD is encoded by the exons ATGCGAGACACAAAAACAAAAG GTATATGGGTTTGGGGAACCCCAATAGAGTTGGATATTGATGGAGTTAGTACTTCTGTCTTGTACCTTGATACAGAGGGATTTGAGAGTGTTGGGAAGTCTAATGTATATGATGACCG GATTTTTGCGCTGGCGAACGTTATGAGTTCTGTGCTTATCTATAACCTTCCTGAGACA ATTCGTGAAGCTGACATCTCTCGTCTGTCATTTGCCGTTGAGCTTGCTGAAGAATTTTACGGGAG AGTGAAG GGGCAAGATGTTGCCTTTGAACCTGCCAAACTTTTGTGGCTTATCCAGCGTGATTTTCTAC AAGGGAAGTCTGTGCAAGAAATGGTGGATGAAGCTCTTCGACGTGTCCCAAATAATGATG GGAACAAAAACATTGATATG GTTAATCAAATTAGGGACTCATTGGCCATTATGGGTGATAACAGCACAGCCTTTAGCTTACCACAA CCCCATCTCCAGCGAACAAAGCTTTGTGACATGAAAGATGGTGAACTCGATCCTATATATGTCAGGAAGCGAGACCAATTGAAACAACTTGTTGCTAGCATTATTCGTCCAAAGATTGTTCAGGGTAAAACCTTAAATGGAAAGGAGTTTGTATATTTCCTGGAGCAG ATACTTGAAGCCTTGAATAAAGGGGAGATCCCATCAACAGGCTCTCTGGTGGAGGTTTTCAATAAAGGTATTCTTGACCGATGCTTGAAGCTATACAgtgaaaatatggaaaaattgGGCTTACCTCTCTCTGAGAAAGCTCTGCAAGATGCCCATGAAAGGTCCAGAGTTGACGCAATGCAAGTTTTTGATCAGCAGCATTTTGGACGACATCATGCAAAGAAATCAGTCATGCAACTGAATGAAGAAATAGAGAAG GTGTATAAGAATGTTATACTGGCAAATGAATACCAATCATCAAAGCTCTGTGAGGCACTTTATACCGGATGTGAGGACAAGATGGACCAGCTTCAAGTTCTCAGGCTTCCATCCATGGCAAAATTCAATGCAGGTTTCCTTCAATGCAACCGAAGTTTTGAGTTTGAGTGTGTTGGACCGTCAAAAGCAAATTACGAGCGACGGATGAAGAAG ATGTTGGGGAAGTCACGATCTCTTTTTATTAAGGAATATAATCACAGGCTCTTCAATTGGTTGGTGGCATTCTCCCTTGTCATGGTAGTGGTGGGCCGGTTTATCATAAAGTTTATTTTGATTGAAATTGGGGCATGGATACTCTTTATCTTCTTGGAGACATACACGAGGATGTTTTGGTCGGCAGAGTCTCTTTACTACAATCCAGCCTGGCATTTCATAGTTGCCACTTGGGAAACACTTGTTTACAGCCCTATCCTAGACTTGGACAG ATGGGCTCTTCCCATGGGTTTCATGTTGGCGATTGCTATAGTATATTGGCGTTGTTACGGGGGAAGAAAACACGGAACTCGTTGGCTATTACCCCTGTACAACAATCACAAAAGTGGCCCAAATCGGCCAAGATCAGATTAG
- the LOC122305265 gene encoding guanylate-binding protein 6 isoform X2, with the protein MEISRWVLLLSFFLCLFASGSFCIENFHQAFPIVEPDPGHTKLRLSREGLEAIERITTPIAAVAVIGPYRSGKSFLLNQLLSLSCFEGFGVGHMRDTKTKGIWVWGTPIELDIDGVSTSVLYLDTEGFESVGKSNVYDDRIFALANVMSSVLIYNLPETIREADISRLSFAVELAEEFYGRVKGQDVAFEPAKLLWLIQRDFLQGKSVQEMVDEALRRVPNNDGNKNIDMVNQIRDSLAIMGDNSTAFSLPQILEALNKGEIPSTGSLVEVFNKGILDRCLKLYSENMEKLGLPLSEKALQDAHERSRVDAMQVFDQQHFGRHHAKKSVMQLNEEIEKVYKNVILANEYQSSKLCEALYTGCEDKMDQLQVLRLPSMAKFNAGFLQCNRSFEFECVGPSKANYERRMKKMLGKSRSLFIKEYNHRLFNWLVAFSLVMVVVGRFIIKFILIEIGAWILFIFLETYTRMFWSAESLYYNPAWHFIVATWETLVYSPILDLDRWALPMGFMLAIAIVYWRCYGGRKHGTRWLLPLYNNHKSGPNRPRSD; encoded by the exons ATGGAGATCTCTCGTTGGGTCTTGCTATTATCGTTCTTTCTCTGCCTTTTCGCATCTGGGTCTTTCTGTATCGAGAACTTCCACCAAGC GTTTCCTATTGTTGAACCTGATCCTGGACATACAAAACTTCGCCTTTCAAGGGAAGGCTTGGAGGCCATTGAGAGGATAACCACTCCTATTGCAGCTGTCGCT GTAATTGGGCCATATCGCTCCGGAAAATCTTTTTTGCTTAATCagcttctctccctctcttgtTTTGAAG GTTTTGGTGTTGGACACATGCGAGACACAAAAACAAAAG GTATATGGGTTTGGGGAACCCCAATAGAGTTGGATATTGATGGAGTTAGTACTTCTGTCTTGTACCTTGATACAGAGGGATTTGAGAGTGTTGGGAAGTCTAATGTATATGATGACCG GATTTTTGCGCTGGCGAACGTTATGAGTTCTGTGCTTATCTATAACCTTCCTGAGACA ATTCGTGAAGCTGACATCTCTCGTCTGTCATTTGCCGTTGAGCTTGCTGAAGAATTTTACGGGAG AGTGAAG GGGCAAGATGTTGCCTTTGAACCTGCCAAACTTTTGTGGCTTATCCAGCGTGATTTTCTAC AAGGGAAGTCTGTGCAAGAAATGGTGGATGAAGCTCTTCGACGTGTCCCAAATAATGATG GGAACAAAAACATTGATATG GTTAATCAAATTAGGGACTCATTGGCCATTATGGGTGATAACAGCACAGCCTTTAGCTTACCACAA ATACTTGAAGCCTTGAATAAAGGGGAGATCCCATCAACAGGCTCTCTGGTGGAGGTTTTCAATAAAGGTATTCTTGACCGATGCTTGAAGCTATACAgtgaaaatatggaaaaattgGGCTTACCTCTCTCTGAGAAAGCTCTGCAAGATGCCCATGAAAGGTCCAGAGTTGACGCAATGCAAGTTTTTGATCAGCAGCATTTTGGACGACATCATGCAAAGAAATCAGTCATGCAACTGAATGAAGAAATAGAGAAG GTGTATAAGAATGTTATACTGGCAAATGAATACCAATCATCAAAGCTCTGTGAGGCACTTTATACCGGATGTGAGGACAAGATGGACCAGCTTCAAGTTCTCAGGCTTCCATCCATGGCAAAATTCAATGCAGGTTTCCTTCAATGCAACCGAAGTTTTGAGTTTGAGTGTGTTGGACCGTCAAAAGCAAATTACGAGCGACGGATGAAGAAG ATGTTGGGGAAGTCACGATCTCTTTTTATTAAGGAATATAATCACAGGCTCTTCAATTGGTTGGTGGCATTCTCCCTTGTCATGGTAGTGGTGGGCCGGTTTATCATAAAGTTTATTTTGATTGAAATTGGGGCATGGATACTCTTTATCTTCTTGGAGACATACACGAGGATGTTTTGGTCGGCAGAGTCTCTTTACTACAATCCAGCCTGGCATTTCATAGTTGCCACTTGGGAAACACTTGTTTACAGCCCTATCCTAGACTTGGACAG ATGGGCTCTTCCCATGGGTTTCATGTTGGCGATTGCTATAGTATATTGGCGTTGTTACGGGGGAAGAAAACACGGAACTCGTTGGCTATTACCCCTGTACAACAATCACAAAAGTGGCCCAAATCGGCCAAGATCAGATTAG
- the LOC122305265 gene encoding guanylate-binding protein 4 isoform X3, whose translation MEISRWVLLLSFFLCLFASGSFCIENFHQAFPIVEPDPGHTKLRLSREGLEAIERITTPIAAVAVIGPYRSGKSFLLNQLLSLSCFEGFGVGHMRDTKTKGIWVWGTPIELDIDGVSTSVLYLDTEGFESVGKSNVYDDRIFALANVMSSVLIYNLPETIREADISRLSFAVELAEEFYGRVKGQDVAFEPAKLLWLIQRDFLQGKSVQEMVDEALRRVPNNDGNKNIDMVNQIRDSLAIMGDNSTAFSLPQPHLQRTKLCDMKDGELDPIYVRKRDQLKQLVASIIRPKIVQGKTLNGKEFVYFLEQILEALNKGEIPSTGSLVEVFNKGILDRCLKLYSENMEKLGLPLSEKALQDAHERSRVDAMQVFDQQHFGRHHAKKSVMQLNEEIEKVYKNVILANEYQSSKLCEALYTGCEDKMDQLQVLRLPSMAKFNAGFLQCNRSFEFECVGPSKANYERRMKKMGSSHGFHVGDCYSILALLRGKKTRNSLAITPVQQSQKWPKSAKIRLEV comes from the exons ATGGAGATCTCTCGTTGGGTCTTGCTATTATCGTTCTTTCTCTGCCTTTTCGCATCTGGGTCTTTCTGTATCGAGAACTTCCACCAAGC GTTTCCTATTGTTGAACCTGATCCTGGACATACAAAACTTCGCCTTTCAAGGGAAGGCTTGGAGGCCATTGAGAGGATAACCACTCCTATTGCAGCTGTCGCT GTAATTGGGCCATATCGCTCCGGAAAATCTTTTTTGCTTAATCagcttctctccctctcttgtTTTGAAG GTTTTGGTGTTGGACACATGCGAGACACAAAAACAAAAG GTATATGGGTTTGGGGAACCCCAATAGAGTTGGATATTGATGGAGTTAGTACTTCTGTCTTGTACCTTGATACAGAGGGATTTGAGAGTGTTGGGAAGTCTAATGTATATGATGACCG GATTTTTGCGCTGGCGAACGTTATGAGTTCTGTGCTTATCTATAACCTTCCTGAGACA ATTCGTGAAGCTGACATCTCTCGTCTGTCATTTGCCGTTGAGCTTGCTGAAGAATTTTACGGGAG AGTGAAG GGGCAAGATGTTGCCTTTGAACCTGCCAAACTTTTGTGGCTTATCCAGCGTGATTTTCTAC AAGGGAAGTCTGTGCAAGAAATGGTGGATGAAGCTCTTCGACGTGTCCCAAATAATGATG GGAACAAAAACATTGATATG GTTAATCAAATTAGGGACTCATTGGCCATTATGGGTGATAACAGCACAGCCTTTAGCTTACCACAA CCCCATCTCCAGCGAACAAAGCTTTGTGACATGAAAGATGGTGAACTCGATCCTATATATGTCAGGAAGCGAGACCAATTGAAACAACTTGTTGCTAGCATTATTCGTCCAAAGATTGTTCAGGGTAAAACCTTAAATGGAAAGGAGTTTGTATATTTCCTGGAGCAG ATACTTGAAGCCTTGAATAAAGGGGAGATCCCATCAACAGGCTCTCTGGTGGAGGTTTTCAATAAAGGTATTCTTGACCGATGCTTGAAGCTATACAgtgaaaatatggaaaaattgGGCTTACCTCTCTCTGAGAAAGCTCTGCAAGATGCCCATGAAAGGTCCAGAGTTGACGCAATGCAAGTTTTTGATCAGCAGCATTTTGGACGACATCATGCAAAGAAATCAGTCATGCAACTGAATGAAGAAATAGAGAAG GTGTATAAGAATGTTATACTGGCAAATGAATACCAATCATCAAAGCTCTGTGAGGCACTTTATACCGGATGTGAGGACAAGATGGACCAGCTTCAAGTTCTCAGGCTTCCATCCATGGCAAAATTCAATGCAGGTTTCCTTCAATGCAACCGAAGTTTTGAGTTTGAGTGTGTTGGACCGTCAAAAGCAAATTACGAGCGACGGATGAAGAAG ATGGGCTCTTCCCATGGGTTTCATGTTGGCGATTGCTATAGTATATTGGCGTTGTTACGGGGGAAGAAAACACGGAACTCGTTGGCTATTACCCCTGTACAACAATCACAAAAGTGGCCCAAATCGGCCAAGATCAGATTAGAAGTGTAG
- the LOC122305265 gene encoding guanylate-binding protein 4 isoform X1, protein MEISRWVLLLSFFLCLFASGSFCIENFHQAFPIVEPDPGHTKLRLSREGLEAIERITTPIAAVAVIGPYRSGKSFLLNQLLSLSCFEGFGVGHMRDTKTKGIWVWGTPIELDIDGVSTSVLYLDTEGFESVGKSNVYDDRIFALANVMSSVLIYNLPETIREADISRLSFAVELAEEFYGRVKGQDVAFEPAKLLWLIQRDFLQGKSVQEMVDEALRRVPNNDGNKNIDMVNQIRDSLAIMGDNSTAFSLPQPHLQRTKLCDMKDGELDPIYVRKRDQLKQLVASIIRPKIVQGKTLNGKEFVYFLEQILEALNKGEIPSTGSLVEVFNKGILDRCLKLYSENMEKLGLPLSEKALQDAHERSRVDAMQVFDQQHFGRHHAKKSVMQLNEEIEKVYKNVILANEYQSSKLCEALYTGCEDKMDQLQVLRLPSMAKFNAGFLQCNRSFEFECVGPSKANYERRMKKMLGKSRSLFIKEYNHRLFNWLVAFSLVMVVVGRFIIKFILIEIGAWILFIFLETYTRMFWSAESLYYNPAWHFIVATWETLVYSPILDLDRWALPMGFMLAIAIVYWRCYGGRKHGTRWLLPLYNNHKSGPNRPRSD, encoded by the exons ATGGAGATCTCTCGTTGGGTCTTGCTATTATCGTTCTTTCTCTGCCTTTTCGCATCTGGGTCTTTCTGTATCGAGAACTTCCACCAAGC GTTTCCTATTGTTGAACCTGATCCTGGACATACAAAACTTCGCCTTTCAAGGGAAGGCTTGGAGGCCATTGAGAGGATAACCACTCCTATTGCAGCTGTCGCT GTAATTGGGCCATATCGCTCCGGAAAATCTTTTTTGCTTAATCagcttctctccctctcttgtTTTGAAG GTTTTGGTGTTGGACACATGCGAGACACAAAAACAAAAG GTATATGGGTTTGGGGAACCCCAATAGAGTTGGATATTGATGGAGTTAGTACTTCTGTCTTGTACCTTGATACAGAGGGATTTGAGAGTGTTGGGAAGTCTAATGTATATGATGACCG GATTTTTGCGCTGGCGAACGTTATGAGTTCTGTGCTTATCTATAACCTTCCTGAGACA ATTCGTGAAGCTGACATCTCTCGTCTGTCATTTGCCGTTGAGCTTGCTGAAGAATTTTACGGGAG AGTGAAG GGGCAAGATGTTGCCTTTGAACCTGCCAAACTTTTGTGGCTTATCCAGCGTGATTTTCTAC AAGGGAAGTCTGTGCAAGAAATGGTGGATGAAGCTCTTCGACGTGTCCCAAATAATGATG GGAACAAAAACATTGATATG GTTAATCAAATTAGGGACTCATTGGCCATTATGGGTGATAACAGCACAGCCTTTAGCTTACCACAA CCCCATCTCCAGCGAACAAAGCTTTGTGACATGAAAGATGGTGAACTCGATCCTATATATGTCAGGAAGCGAGACCAATTGAAACAACTTGTTGCTAGCATTATTCGTCCAAAGATTGTTCAGGGTAAAACCTTAAATGGAAAGGAGTTTGTATATTTCCTGGAGCAG ATACTTGAAGCCTTGAATAAAGGGGAGATCCCATCAACAGGCTCTCTGGTGGAGGTTTTCAATAAAGGTATTCTTGACCGATGCTTGAAGCTATACAgtgaaaatatggaaaaattgGGCTTACCTCTCTCTGAGAAAGCTCTGCAAGATGCCCATGAAAGGTCCAGAGTTGACGCAATGCAAGTTTTTGATCAGCAGCATTTTGGACGACATCATGCAAAGAAATCAGTCATGCAACTGAATGAAGAAATAGAGAAG GTGTATAAGAATGTTATACTGGCAAATGAATACCAATCATCAAAGCTCTGTGAGGCACTTTATACCGGATGTGAGGACAAGATGGACCAGCTTCAAGTTCTCAGGCTTCCATCCATGGCAAAATTCAATGCAGGTTTCCTTCAATGCAACCGAAGTTTTGAGTTTGAGTGTGTTGGACCGTCAAAAGCAAATTACGAGCGACGGATGAAGAAG ATGTTGGGGAAGTCACGATCTCTTTTTATTAAGGAATATAATCACAGGCTCTTCAATTGGTTGGTGGCATTCTCCCTTGTCATGGTAGTGGTGGGCCGGTTTATCATAAAGTTTATTTTGATTGAAATTGGGGCATGGATACTCTTTATCTTCTTGGAGACATACACGAGGATGTTTTGGTCGGCAGAGTCTCTTTACTACAATCCAGCCTGGCATTTCATAGTTGCCACTTGGGAAACACTTGTTTACAGCCCTATCCTAGACTTGGACAG ATGGGCTCTTCCCATGGGTTTCATGTTGGCGATTGCTATAGTATATTGGCGTTGTTACGGGGGAAGAAAACACGGAACTCGTTGGCTATTACCCCTGTACAACAATCACAAAAGTGGCCCAAATCGGCCAAGATCAGATTAG
- the LOC122304950 gene encoding zinc finger BED domain-containing protein RICESLEEPER 2-like codes for MVPNSEQKDGKPRARCKLCGVTYMATSKYGIGNMKRHIDTCPRRSSRDIGQCLLSQNSGSGSVSISNLKFDTNEYRELLIAAIVKHELPFRFVEYLGIFVLTLDNASSNDVSVELLRTQLNIKKALVCDCEFFHLRCCAHILNLVVQDGLKEIDHAIQKVRESIKYVKGSQTRKVKFLDSTNQMSLDSKKGLRQDVPTRWNSTYLMLESVIFYRRAFSHLELTNSNFKHCPSNSKWEKVEKIKGLLSVFYEATCDFSGTKYPTANLYFPAVFLIYFRLKRHSEGEDDYLKRMSCQMLTKFEKYWSEFNVLLVIAVILDPRYKLHFVDFSYTKLYGDCSIEFMNVRTKMASLFMEYASSSVPTCSTMTSESNVSGAESESSVNKQVFQEFDSFRHDDLSAHLHKSQLDLYLDEPRFLQLLLNLLLVLVDVSLISLGVH; via the exons ATGGTTCCTAATTCTGAGCAAAAGGATGGCAAGCCACGAGCTAGGTGCAAGTTGTGTGGAGTCACTTATATGGCTACGAGCAAATATGGAATCGGAAATATGAAGCGTCACATTGACACATGCCCCAGGAGAAGTTCACGAGATATTGGTCAGTGTTTGTTATCACAAAATAGTGGATCCGGATCTGTCTCAATAAGTAATCTTAAATTTGATACTAATGAATATAGAGAATTGTTGATAGCAGCTATTGTGAAGCATGAACTGCCTTTTcgatttgttgaatatttggGG ATTTTTGTATTAACTTTGGACAATGCATCTTCTAATGATGTTTCAGTAGAATTGTTAAGAACTCAGTTGAACATTAAGAAAGCTCTTGTTTGTGATTGTGAGTTCTTTCATCTTCGTTGTTGTGCACATATTCTTAATTTGGTAGTACAAGATGGGTTGAAAGAGATTGATCATGCTATTCAAAAAGTTCGTGAAAGTATCAAGTATGTTAAAGGATCACAAACAAGGaaagtaaaatttttagattcaaCAAATCAAATGTCTTTGGATAGCAAGAAAGGGTTGAGACAGGATGTCCCCACTAGATGGAATTCTACTTATCTTATGCTTGAGAGTGTTATTTTCTATCGTCGTGCCTTTAGCCATTTGGAGTTGACTAATTCCAATTTTAAGCATTGTCCATCAAATTCTAAGTGGGAAAAAGTGGAGAAGATTAAAGGTTTATTGAGTGTTTTTTATGAAGCCACTTGTGACTTTTCTGGGACGAAATACCCTACAGCCAATCTCTACTTTCCAGCTgtgtttttgatttattttagattaaagCGGCACTCTGAGGGTGAAGATGACTATTTGAAGAGAATGTCTTGCCAAATGCTTActaagtttgagaaatattggtCTGAGTTTAATGTGTTGTTGGTTATAGCAGTTATATTGGATCCTCGATACAAGcttcattttgttgatttttcttatacaaaGCTTTATGGAGATTGTTCTATTGAGTTTATGAATGTTCGAACCAAGATGGCATCTCTTTTCATGGAATATGCTTCTTCTAGTGTTCCCACATGTTCTACCATGACTTCTGAAAGTAATGTTAGTGGAGCGGAAAGTGAGTCTTCAGTTAATAAACAAGTATTTCAg gaatttgattcatttagaCATGATGATCTTAGTGCCCATTTGCACAAAAGTCAATTGGATCTTTACTTGGATGAACCTAGG TTTCTACAGTTGCTTCTGAATCTACTTTTAGTGTTGGTGGACGTATCATTGATCAGTTTAGGAGTGCACTAA